In Penaeus vannamei isolate JL-2024 chromosome 4, ASM4276789v1, whole genome shotgun sequence, a single window of DNA contains:
- the LOC113802515 gene encoding pro-resilin isoform X2, with protein sequence MKRTGISMVLTMVGVLALADKPPTGPQVHHFTGQPGFDSFGKSVASQPIYGGPSHDIGVAHHPVSYGHAPSHGYGAPAPAVGYQTAYIAYEPPQPAPQYYVKVKSNPLKDLDKKIKDYASKFTKFMSDYMDLNTYEEESYDPVYVAPAQSYGPPPTSYGAPPTSYGPPSHSYGAPLQAYEALPVYEEEEESLGKKIAKGFENAKKTMAKWEEKARKKVKEFFSYDEEPEEVYYEYAPAPVYHAPAPSYHAQPPTHYGAPPVGGGGKGKGGGKGGFGGGLFSGFGGGFGGFGGKGGKGGFGGGLKGGAKGGSGGGGYHAPIPQPTYGAPPPTSYGPPPQPPSSSYGAPLDHHAPTGHHAPTGHHAPTGHHAPTGHHAPTGHHAPLAHHGPVLPAHATSSYAS encoded by the exons ATGAAGCGCACTGGA atAAGTATGGTCCTGACGATGGTCGGGGTGCTGGCGTTGGCCGACAAGCCCCCGACGGGCCCGCAGGTCCACCACTTCACGGGCCAACCCGGCTTCGACTCCTTCGGCAAGTCCGTGGCCAGCCAGCCCATCTACGGAGGCCCGAGTCACGATATCGGCGTCGCCCACCACCCCGTCAGCTACGGCCACGCCCCCTCTCACGGCTACGGCGCCCCTGCCCCTGCCGTCGGATACCAGACTGCCTACATCGCCTACGAGCCGCCCCAGCCTGCTCCCCAGTACTACGTCAAAGTCAAGTCTAATCCTCTGAAGGACTTGGACAAGAAGATCAAGGATTACGCTTCCAAGTTCACCAAGTTCA tGTCAGACTACATGGACCTGAACACCTACGAAGAGGAGTCCTACGATCCCGTGTACGTAGCCCCCGCCCAGTCCTACggccccccacccacctcctacgGTGCTCCCCCCACGTCCTAcggccctccctcccactcctacgGCGCTCCCCTCCAGGCCTACGAGGCTCTCCCTgtctacgaggaggaggaggagtccttAGGGAAGAAGATCGCCAAGGGCTTCGAGAACGCGAAGAAGACGATGGCCaagtgggaggagaaggcgaggaagaaggtTAAGGAGTTCT tTAGCTACGACGAAGAGCCAGAGGAAGTCTACTACGAGTACGCCCCCGCCCCCGTCTACCACGCCCCTGCCCCCTCGTACCATGCCCAGCCCCCCACCCACTACGGCGCTCCCCCCGTGGGCGGCGGCGGAAAGGGCAAGGGCGGCGGCAAGGGCGGTTTCGGCGGCGGGCTCTTCAGCGGCTTCGGTGGTGGCTTCGGCGGCTTCGGCGGCAAGGGCGGCAAGGGCGGTTTCGGCGGTGGACTCAAGGGCGGCGCAAAGGGCGGCTCCGGCGGCGGTGGATACCACGCCCCCATCCCTCAGCCAACCTAcggtgcccctccccccacctcctacggCCCCCCACCACAGCCGCCCTCAAGTTCCTACGGCGCCCCTCTTGACCACCACGCCCCAACAGGACATCACGCCCCAACAGGACACCACGCCCCAACAGGACACCACGCCCCAACAGGACACCATGCCCCAACAGGACACCACGCCCCCCTAGCACACCACGGCCCCGTCCTGCCCGCCCACGCTACCTCCTCCTACGCCTCTTAA
- the LOC113802515 gene encoding pro-resilin isoform X1, whose amino-acid sequence MTALKISMVLTMVGVLALADKPPTGPQVHHFTGQPGFDSFGKSVASQPIYGGPSHDIGVAHHPVSYGHAPSHGYGAPAPAVGYQTAYIAYEPPQPAPQYYVKVKSNPLKDLDKKIKDYASKFTKFMSDYMDLNTYEEESYDPVYVAPAQSYGPPPTSYGAPPTSYGPPSHSYGAPLQAYEALPVYEEEEESLGKKIAKGFENAKKTMAKWEEKARKKVKEFFSYDEEPEEVYYEYAPAPVYHAPAPSYHAQPPTHYGAPPVGGGGKGKGGGKGGFGGGLFSGFGGGFGGFGGKGGKGGFGGGLKGGAKGGSGGGGYHAPIPQPTYGAPPPTSYGPPPQPPSSSYGAPLDHHAPTGHHAPTGHHAPTGHHAPTGHHAPTGHHAPLAHHGPVLPAHATSSYAS is encoded by the exons atAAGTATGGTCCTGACGATGGTCGGGGTGCTGGCGTTGGCCGACAAGCCCCCGACGGGCCCGCAGGTCCACCACTTCACGGGCCAACCCGGCTTCGACTCCTTCGGCAAGTCCGTGGCCAGCCAGCCCATCTACGGAGGCCCGAGTCACGATATCGGCGTCGCCCACCACCCCGTCAGCTACGGCCACGCCCCCTCTCACGGCTACGGCGCCCCTGCCCCTGCCGTCGGATACCAGACTGCCTACATCGCCTACGAGCCGCCCCAGCCTGCTCCCCAGTACTACGTCAAAGTCAAGTCTAATCCTCTGAAGGACTTGGACAAGAAGATCAAGGATTACGCTTCCAAGTTCACCAAGTTCA tGTCAGACTACATGGACCTGAACACCTACGAAGAGGAGTCCTACGATCCCGTGTACGTAGCCCCCGCCCAGTCCTACggccccccacccacctcctacgGTGCTCCCCCCACGTCCTAcggccctccctcccactcctacgGCGCTCCCCTCCAGGCCTACGAGGCTCTCCCTgtctacgaggaggaggaggagtccttAGGGAAGAAGATCGCCAAGGGCTTCGAGAACGCGAAGAAGACGATGGCCaagtgggaggagaaggcgaggaagaaggtTAAGGAGTTCT tTAGCTACGACGAAGAGCCAGAGGAAGTCTACTACGAGTACGCCCCCGCCCCCGTCTACCACGCCCCTGCCCCCTCGTACCATGCCCAGCCCCCCACCCACTACGGCGCTCCCCCCGTGGGCGGCGGCGGAAAGGGCAAGGGCGGCGGCAAGGGCGGTTTCGGCGGCGGGCTCTTCAGCGGCTTCGGTGGTGGCTTCGGCGGCTTCGGCGGCAAGGGCGGCAAGGGCGGTTTCGGCGGTGGACTCAAGGGCGGCGCAAAGGGCGGCTCCGGCGGCGGTGGATACCACGCCCCCATCCCTCAGCCAACCTAcggtgcccctccccccacctcctacggCCCCCCACCACAGCCGCCCTCAAGTTCCTACGGCGCCCCTCTTGACCACCACGCCCCAACAGGACATCACGCCCCAACAGGACACCACGCCCCAACAGGACACCACGCCCCAACAGGACACCATGCCCCAACAGGACACCACGCCCCCCTAGCACACCACGGCCCCGTCCTGCCCGCCCACGCTACCTCCTCCTACGCCTCTTAA
- the or gene encoding AP-3 complex subunit sigma-1 isoform X1: MIKAILVFNNHGKPRLSKFYQYFNEELQQQIIKETFQLVSKRDDNVCNFLEGGSLIGGSDYKLIYRHYATLYFVFCVDSSESELGILDLIQVFVETLDKCFENVCELDLIFHVDKVHYILNELVMGGMVLETNMTEIITRIDDQNKLEKQESPYNSATPANIRAGLAAAPARAVSAVKNMNLPQQIKDIKLPDLPAAIKDLKF, encoded by the exons ATGATCAAGGCTATATTAGTCTTCAACAACCATGGAAAACCGAGATTATCCAAATTCTACCAGTATTTC AATGAAGAACTACAGCAGCAGATAATTAAAGAAACTTTCCAGTTAGTTTCCAAGAGAGATGACAATGTCTGTAATTttttggagggaggaag TCTTATTGGAGGGTCAGATTACAAGTTGATATATCGGCATTATGCGACCTTATACTTTGTCTTCTGTGTGGACTCTTCGGAGAGTGAACTGGGCATCCTTGACCTGATCCAGGTGTTTGTGGAGACTCTCGACAAATGCTTTGAGAATGTCTGTGAACTGGATCTGATCTTCCATGTAGATAAG GTACATTACATTCTGAATGAGCTGGTGATGGGTGGCATGGTGCTGGAGACCAACATGACAGAAATCATTACAAGAATAGATGACCAGAACAAGTTGGAGAAACAGGAG AGCCCTTATAATTCTGCGACCCCTGCAAACATTAGA gCTGGACTAGCGGCTGCTCCAGCTCGTGCTGTGTCAGCGGTGAAAAACATGAATTTGCCACAGCAGATAAAGGACATCAAGTTACCAGATCTGCCTGCAGCTATTAAGGATCTGAAATTCTGA
- the or gene encoding AP-3 complex subunit sigma-1 isoform X2: MIKAILVFNNHGKPRLSKFYQYFNEELQQQIIKETFQLVSKRDDNVCNFLEGGSLIGGSDYKLIYRHYATLYFVFCVDSSESELGILDLIQVFVETLDKCFENVCELDLIFHVDKVHYILNELVMGGMVLETNMTEIITRIDDQNKLEKQEAGLAAAPARAVSAVKNMNLPQQIKDIKLPDLPAAIKDLKF; this comes from the exons ATGATCAAGGCTATATTAGTCTTCAACAACCATGGAAAACCGAGATTATCCAAATTCTACCAGTATTTC AATGAAGAACTACAGCAGCAGATAATTAAAGAAACTTTCCAGTTAGTTTCCAAGAGAGATGACAATGTCTGTAATTttttggagggaggaag TCTTATTGGAGGGTCAGATTACAAGTTGATATATCGGCATTATGCGACCTTATACTTTGTCTTCTGTGTGGACTCTTCGGAGAGTGAACTGGGCATCCTTGACCTGATCCAGGTGTTTGTGGAGACTCTCGACAAATGCTTTGAGAATGTCTGTGAACTGGATCTGATCTTCCATGTAGATAAG GTACATTACATTCTGAATGAGCTGGTGATGGGTGGCATGGTGCTGGAGACCAACATGACAGAAATCATTACAAGAATAGATGACCAGAACAAGTTGGAGAAACAGGAG gCTGGACTAGCGGCTGCTCCAGCTCGTGCTGTGTCAGCGGTGAAAAACATGAATTTGCCACAGCAGATAAAGGACATCAAGTTACCAGATCTGCCTGCAGCTATTAAGGATCTGAAATTCTGA